The Candidatus Binatia bacterium sequence CACAGCGCATTCACCTGGATGTTGTGCCGCATCCACTCCAGCGCCAGCGTCCGGGTGAGTTGGACCACCGCCGCCTTGCTGGCGGCATAGGCGCCCATGTAGCGCGCTACCCGCGACGCCAGCACCGAGGCGACGTTGATCACCTTCCCCCGTCGCCTGCCGATCATGTGGGGCCCGACGTATTTGCAGCACAACATCGGGCCGCGCAGGTTGACATCGAGGACGTGATCCCAATACTCCGCGTCCATTTCGACGATGGCGCCCACGCCTTCTATGCCGGCATTGTTGACCAGGATGTCGATGTGTCCGAAGTGATCGACAACCTCCTGCACCATGATACGAATGCTGCCCTCATCGCTCATGTCGCTGCGCAGGCTCAGGACCTGATGTCCGTGCTCGCGTAGCTCTACCGCCACCATTTCCAGATCCGCCGGCGTCCGACTGGTGATCACCACGTCGGCCCCGGCGCGTGCCAGCCCGGCCGCGATGGCGCGTCCCAAGCCTTTGCTGCCACCGGTGACGACGGCGACCTTTCCGCTCAGATCGAACCAGGGGGCTGACATCGGGCGGTATCTTACGCTGCGGAAGGACCGGCTGCCAGAGCTGTACGAGAAAGGACCAGATCCTCAAACGGCCCCGTTGCCCCTGGCCGCGACAGAAATAGCCGAATGACCACTCTTGAACAGTAGTTTTGTACGACAGGCCTCATTGAACCGTAAAAGTCACCACCCGG is a genomic window containing:
- a CDS encoding glucose 1-dehydrogenase — protein: MSAPWFDLSGKVAVVTGGSKGLGRAIAAGLARAGADVVITSRTPADLEMVAVELREHGHQVLSLRSDMSDEGSIRIMVQEVVDHFGHIDILVNNAGIEGVGAIVEMDAEYWDHVLDVNLRGPMLCCKYVGPHMIGRRRGKVINVASVLASRVARYMGAYAASKAAVVQLTRTLALEWMRHNIQVNALCPGYFLTPMNEEFFTTEAGRKLIANLPIGRLGGTTEIEGAAVFLASEATSYITGTTLYVDGGHSLA